The Fibrobacter sp. UWB16 genomic interval CGCCAGAAGAGGCTGCAACACGGCTTTAGACATGCAAAGCGAGCTTTTAAGGCTCCGCAAAAAATGGGTAGGCGAAGGTCAAAAATGGCCAGAAGTCGTCCACAACATGCATATGCGAATAGGCATCAACACCGGCAATATCGTGACCGGAAACATGGGTTCCACCATGCGCAAGAACTACACCATGATGGGCGATGAAGTGAACCTTGCCGCACGCCTTGAAAGCGCCGCCAAACAGTATGGCGCCTACATTCATGTTTGCAAGAACACCATTGACCAGCTTGTCGAACAGAAAATCGATAGCCTGTACATCTATCGTTCACTCGACATCATCCGCGTCGTGGGTAAAGATGAACCTGTCGAGACGTTTGAACTACTCGCCTACGCCAACGATCAAAAAGCTGATTCACTCCACAAGCTTTGTGAACTCTGGGCACAAGCTCGCAGCGCTTACCTAAACATGCAATGGAACAAGGCCATCGAGCTATTCACAAAGTGCCTAGAATTCGAGCCGCACTTGCCTGAACGCGATCCGGGCAGCAAGACTTGCCCAAGCCAGGTCTACATCAAGCGTTGCCTAGCCTATAAACAAAATCCGCCTGCAAGCGCAGGCGAAAAATGGGACGGAATCTTTACCGCTACTGAGAAATAGCGGCTTCGCCGCAGTTACTAGTTAATAGTTATTAGTTACTAGAGATTGCAATATAAACATTTCTAGTAACTAGTAACTCGGAACTTGAAACTACGCGCATCAGCGCGCTTAATTCAATTCCATGTTGTCGATGAGGCGAGTCTTTCCGAAGAAGGCGGCGGCAAGAATCACGGCCTTGTCTTCGGCGGCAAGGGCTCCATTGCACTTCTGCAAGTTTTTCTGGTTTGCCACTTCCACATACTGCACAACGCCACGAGCAGCAACGATGGACTTCACGACGATATCGCGAATCTTCGAGACGCTGCGTTCGCCCGCTTCGTAAGCAGCCTTTGCAGCCTTGAGTCCGCTGTAAATGCCGAGAGCCTGTTCGCGTTCTTCCTGAGTCAAGTATTCGTTACGGCTAGAGCGAGCAAGGCCACTTTCTTCACGCACAATCTTCACGCGGTGAATCTTGATGTTGAAGTTCAAGTCCTTCACCATTCTTTCGATCAGGAACACCTGCTGGTAATCCTTCTCGCCAAAGTAAGCGTCGTTTGCGCCAGAAATGAGGAACAGCTTGGAAACGACTGTCAAAACGCCACGGAAGTGTCCCGGGCGATAAGCGCCGCAGTACATGCCTTCGAGAGCTTCATCACGGACAAGCGTCATCGGATCGCCATCGGGGTACATTTCAGCAACGGACGGAGCAAAAACGTAATCGGCACCGATAGATTCAGCAAGCTTTGCATCGGCTTCCAAGCGCTTCGGATACTTGTCCAGGTCCTCGTTCTTGCCAAACTGGATGGGGTTCAAGAACACACTTACAACAGTCACATCGCACTCGCTCACGGATGCCTTGATAAGAGCGCCATGACCTTCATGGAGAGCACCCATCGTTGGAACGAGACCGATTCTTTTCCCTTCTTTCGCAAGAGGAGCAAGCGTTTGACGTAGGGAATCGATAGACTTAATTATCTGCATGATTAGTTACCTTCTGGAACAAAATAAGTCGTTTGACTTGGGCAGGACGCAATGGCGTTCAGCACAATTTGCAAATGGCTTTCGTTATGGACAAAATCGATATTATCCGTATTGATGATAAGCACAGGAGCGTCGGTGTAATGCCAAAAATGATGGTCATAACGGTCCTGCAAGTCGCTCAGGTAGTTACCGTCAATGGTCTTTTCCATCGCACGACCACGACCCCTGATGCGCTTTAAAAGAGTCGAGACGCTTGCCTGCAAATAGACAACGTAATCCGGCTTGCGGATATCGTGGTTCAAGGCGTTCGACACCTGGTCATACATCGTCATTTCATTTTCAGTGAGGTTCTGCGAGGCAAAGATGCGGTCTTTGTCAAACGTGTAGTCGCTCACCAGCAAATCATGGAACAAGTCGCTCTGCAAGGCAGAATTCTGGAGTTGCTTAAAGCGGTCGAGCAAAAAGAAGAGCTGCGTCTGGAAAGCGTACGCCGAACGGTTCTCATAGAACTTCGGCAAGAACGGATTTTCAGCAAAGTTTTCTTCAATGAACATGGCGTTCCAGCGTTCACAAATGGCACGGGCAAGCGAGGTCTTACCAACGCCAATTACGCCTTCAATCGCCATAAAATGAATGTTCTTATCCAGAAGCATCAGGGTTCCTCCCCTTCAATAACGCGGAACGGAATCTTTTCTTCTTTTTCAAGCAATTCCACAAGCAAGTCCTTGACGGTCTTGTTCGTCTTCGGATCTACCCAGTCCGGTGCAATATCGCTTAGCGGCACAAGCACAAACTGGCGGTTATAGATTTGAGGATGCGGAATTGTCGGACGACCTTCACAAACTTCACGACCAAAGAACAGCAAATCCAGGTCCACTTCCCTAGAATTCCAATGTCCGCGGTCCTTGCGTCCAAGAATAAGCTCGGATCCTTTTAAGTAATAGAGTAACTTTACCGGGTCGCCATCATACCAGAAGCTCACGATCTGATTAAAATATGGTCCCTGGCCAGCCGGTCCAACAGGTGGTGTTTCATAAATAGGGCTTTCAACCCAGCCCCCTGCGCTTATACGGCGAAGCATGTCCCTCCCAGCTTTCAAGTGAGCCGAGCGGTCAGGAAGATTACTTCCGAGTGCGATATATACTCTGTTTAAGGAATCCACGCCCCAAATATAATAAATTTAGCCATTGTCATCCTGACGCTGAAAGCGGAAGGATCCAGTCAAATTTGGGAACATCAAAACAGGGAACTCCTAATATTTTTCATAAAAAAAAATTTTTTTATGACATTTCACAAAATTTAATGTATCTTTTAACCCGTTCCGCTATTTCGGGACGTAATATTAATCATCAATAAAATTTATGGGGCAACAAGCCCTTATTATCGTTTCAATTATATAGTCTATTTCATTTTTTGAAATATGTAATTATAGGACGCAATCGTGCCCAGAACACCTAAGAATCAGAATTCAGAACAAAATACTCAAGCTCCTTCTTTGACGGATCTCGTTTATCCAGAAAGCACAGGCATTCCTGTTCCAGAATATTTAGGAACCCCCGACAAATTGCCGGATAATGCCGAGGACGCACCGCAGCCCAAACGTCGTGGCAGAAAGCCAAATCCAAAGACAAAGGCTCGCAAAGAACCCGAATTCGAACAGAACGTTCAAGCCGATGCCGAACCAGAATTTCAAGAAAAAAGACAGCCGGTCGATGGTATTGCCGCTGCCGAAAAGCGCCTCGCCGAACAGTACGGTGTAGCAAACATTGATGCCATTGCAGAACCGATTTACACGGGCGAACAAAACTACAAGCCAGCCGAATCTACCGAAGAAAGCGCATTCACAGGTGAAAGCAACGGTGAAATTGTAATTCCGCAAAACACTGATGCAGCCCAAGCTCCATCAGAAAATCAAGGTGAAGTTTCTGCCGATCCGAATGCAGACCCAAACGCACAACAGCAAGGTGAAGCCCAGGCTCAAAACGGCGAAGGTCAGGACGACCGCCGCTTCAACAACCAGAACGGCAAATTCAACAAGTTCAATAAGAACAACAAGTTCAACAAGAACAATCGCAATAACCGCAATTTCCAGCAAGAAGAATTTGTCGATGACTCTGCTACGCTCCCAGCACCGGGTTCCGAAGCCATATTAAAGGCCAAGGAAAACTGGCTCAAGTTCCGCAAACTCTCCATGAGCGAACTCCAGGAACTCGCCGTGCAAAAGGAAGTGGACTTCCGCAGAATGCGCAAACAGTCCCTCAACTACATTTTGCAGAGCCTCGAAAACGAAGGCAATATCATTTATACGGAAGGCGTCCTCGAAGTCACACCGCAAGGTCACGGGTTCCTCCGCATGCCGGATCAGAACTACCAGACCAGCGCCGATGACGTTTACGTAAGCCAGAACCTTATCCGTAAATTCAACCTCAAGATTGGCGATACGATTGAAGGTCTTGTGCGCACGCCTCGCGAACAAGATAAGTACTTCTCCATGCGCCGCATCGACCGCGTGAACTTTGAAGAACCAGACAAGATGCGCCGCCGTGTGGCATTCGAATATTTAACGCCGATCCACCCGGAAGAAAAGATCCACCTCGAATGGAATGAAACGGAATACAGCACCCGTATCATGGACTTGTTCTCCCCGATCGGTAAGGGTCAGCGCAGTATCATCCTCGCACCTCCGCGTACCGGTAAGACCGTTCTCTTGCAGAACGTGACCCGCGCTATTGCGAAGAACCATCCTGAAATCATCCTCATCACGCTCCTCATCGACGAACGTCCGGAAGAAGTCACCGAAATGCGAGACATCATCACGGACATCAAGGAAAAGGCTGCTGAAAAGGGAATCGATATCAAGGCTGAAGTTGTCGCATCGACGTTCGATGAACCGCCTGAACACCACACCCGCGTCGCCAACATGGTTTTGGAAAAGGCAAAGCGCCTCGTCGAGAGCCAGAAGGACGTCGTGATTTTGCTCGACTCCATCACGCGTTTCGCTCGTGCAAACAACGTTGTGATTCCGCACTCCGGCAAGATTTTGTCTGGTGGTGTGGACGCTAACGCCATGCAGTTCCCGAAGAAATTCTTCGGTGCAGCCCGTAAGATTCAGGACAAGATTCGCACGGTCAAGAACGAAGACGGCACAATTAGCGAAGAAGTCCAGAAGAACGGCTCCCTCACCATCATCGGCACGGCATTGATTGAAACCGGCAGCCGCATGGACGAAGTGATCTTCGAAGAATTCAAGGGAACCGGTAACATGGAACTCGTGCTTGACCGCCGCATCGCTGAAAAGCGCATCTGGCCAGCCATTGACGTGTTCAAGTCCGGCACCCGCAAAGAAGAACGCTTGCTTACGCTCCTCGAACAGAATGCCGCCTGGAACTTCAGACGCGGTAGCCAGAACGAGACGGAAACAGGCATCATGGAGAACCTGCTCAAGCTCATGAGCAAGCTCAAGACAAACGCAGAACTCCTCGCCGTTCTCTCCAAACCAAAAGTCTAATACAATTTAGACGAAATCCCCGTCAAGCGCAATGTCACCCCGGCCACCGTGCCGGGGTCGTCTTTTTATAAAGAGTCCTTTTTATCCCCTGTCATGCCGGACTTTGTTCCGGCATCACCATTTGACGAACGAAAATATTTTTACGTTTACCATCGTAACGTCATTGCGAGTTGCAAAGCAACGAAGCAATCCATAAAGTTTTAAAAAGGACACAAAAAATGAACACAACGATTTTCTTTGCCGGTACTGGTAACATGGGCGGAGCCATCCTCCGCGGTCTTTTGAACGCAGGCACAGACGCCAAGAACATTTTCTTCTTTGACCCAAGCGACAAGGCTGCCGAAGCCGTGAGCGCCCTCGGTTGCGTCCGCGTCAAAAGCTTTGCCGAAGGCATCGAAAAGGCTAACGTCACATTCCTCTGCGTCAAGCCGCAGATTTTCAAGCTCGTTGCCGCCGAATGGAAGGCAGCCGCATCCGCTCTCAAGAGCGAAAAGACGTTCATCAGCATCATGGCCGGTGTCGCCCGCAAGAGCCTCATCGAAGTGCTCGGTGAAAAGAACCAGGTGCTCCGCGTGATGCCGAACTTGCCGCTCACTGTTGGCAAGGGCTCCGTTGGCCTTGCCACCGACGGCGTCTCCGACGAAACGCTCAAGCTCGCCGAAGAAATCTTTGGCAACATCGGCGTGACCTGCCGCGTTGCAGAATCCCTCATCGACGCCGTGACCGGACTTTCCGGCAGCGCTCCGGCATACGTCTTTGAATTCATCGAAGGTCTTACCCGCGGCGGCGTAAAGGCTGGTCTTACCCGCGATGTCGCTTTGAAGCTCGCTCTCGGCACCATCGAAGGCAGCGTCGAACTCGTCAAGCAGTCCGGCAAGAGCCCTAGCGACCTCTGCGCTATGGTTTGCTCTCCGGCAGGTACAACCATCGCTGGCATCGACGCCCTCGAAGAAGGCGCATTCCGCAGCACGCTAATCAAGGCTGTTGTCGCCGGCACGAACCGCAGCAAGGAACTGGGCAAGTAAAGCGTGCGCCCGTCCATCGACTTTTTCACAAAAGAAACTTCGACGTCCTCGTTCATCTTGGACGTCCTTTCTTCTGTGGATAACACCGTCGATGTTCACACACCCATAAGCGACGAGGCTCCAGAAATCGCAGAGGCTCTGCGCACTCCGCTCGCCGCAATTGTCATTTGGGACCTCGATTCCTTCACTGCAAAAAATGCAGAACTGCTTGCAAGCCTTCGCGACTTTAGCCCGGATTCCATGATTCTCGCCTATGCGGAATCTCCCGAAAGCTATACCGAAGTTTCAAGCAAGCTCTACGACACGATTCTCTCTGTTGAGGCACTTCGCCTCCACTTGATGAGCAAGATTGCGAGGCTCAAGGAAATCTACAATGCGAAGCGCATTTTCCGCGAAAGAATGTCGCACCTCGTCGGCAAAAGCGATGCCATGCAGCGCCTCCGCAAAAACGTGGAACGCGCCATTTTGCACACAGGCCCCGTCCTTATTCAAGGCGAATCGGGCGTTGGCAAGGACCTAGTCGCACGAGCTATCGCTTGCGTTTACGACAAATTCGTCACCGTCAACTGCAGTGCCATTCCGGAATCACTTTTCGAAAGTGAACTTTTTGGCCACACGCGCGGAGCATTCACAGGCGCCCAAAACGAACGCATCGGTCTTTTCGAAGACGCCAACGGCGGAGCCATCTTCCTAGACGAAATCGGCGACATGCCGCTCCACGCTCAAGTCAAGCTTTTGCGCGTCATCCAGAATCACGAAATCCGCCCCATCGGCGCAAACAAGACGCGACATATAGACGTGCGCATTATCGCCGCCACCAACCGCGACCTCCGCGAAGAAATCCGCGAAAAACGCTTCCGCGAAGACCTTTACTACCGCCTGAACGTAATTCCGATGCAACTTTCGCCGCTCCGCGACCGCAAAGAAGACATCGAAGACCTGGCGAATTACTTTATCCGTCAGTACTCACCTGCCGGCGAGCCTTACACGCTCTCGCCCGAAGCTTTGCAAAAGCTCCAGGACCACAACTGGCCTGGCAACATTCGCGAACTCGAAAACGTCATCCAGCGCGCCCTCTGCTTTACAGATCCGGGCATTTTACGCGCTGAAGACTTGCAAATTGACGAAAGTTCCGACAACGATTCAGCAAGTCTCACTAGCGTCGACCGCGCCGCGATAAAAGCTTTCACAGCAAGCAATTACGAAGAATTCCGCGACTTGCAGCTCGACGAAGAACGAGAATTTTTGAAATCGACCATTCGCAATTGCGATGGTTCCGTAAGCCTTGCCGCCGAACGGCTCCGCATGAACCGCACGGCCCTTTACAACCGACTCACACGACTCGGCTTAAGTGTTAAAAACGTTCAATCTTAAAACCGCGCTTGCGAAGCGCATCGATCACGTTGTCTTTTTCAAGCGCCAAGTGCGCTACACCGACCACGACAAAAACGTTTCTATCTTCGCGCAAGAAGGTCGCAATAGATTCAGCCATTTTAGCATTGCGATTCACATAAACACGTTGTTCGTAACCTTCCTTAAATTTCTGATCGCTAGACAAAGAATCTTCGCTTTCGTCTTCTTCGTCATCTTTATCCAGCAAGCTACGCAATAAATCTTCATCACCCGTTTTCCAGGCGTGAATCAAGTTTTTCACAAGCGTTTCAAGCTCCGCAATTTCACGCAAAGTCGTCTTTAAGTAATACACACCCGCTGAATCAGATTCCGTCGTATCTGCAAGCGCGCCAATCTGTTCTTCAGCAGTCTCCAAGCCAACAATCGCCTTGCCATCTGACGCCGCTCTATCCAAAAGCACATAGTCAATCCCATATTCAGGATTCAATCCAGCCTGTTCAAATGCATACGCACTCAGCGTTGTCGCTACAAGCCAGGGGCGCATTTTTTCAAATACCACCATAGGAATATCCCAGGCCGCACAAAGGCTATCTAAAGACTTCCACATTTCTGGCGGCAATATATCACGGAGCAACCTATCTTCAAGCATTCCCTGCGAAACCGATTCCTTGCCAATCTCCTTCACGACTTCTTCATCGTTCATGTTGAGTTCGACGGCAAGCTCGTCCGAACGTGCAAACGCAGTATCAATCACAGGAGCAAGCGGGTACAAGGTCGAATCCGCCAAATGGATACTCCCCAGCACCCACACCGAAGAATTCTCATCAGACACTTTCCAAAAGAAATGTTTCTGTTCCGAAGAACTCGCCACACTCCGGTTACCCGCACACGCTGACAAGCAAAGCGCAACACAAAACACACCAATAGCGTAAAATAAAATCAAAGAGCGTCGCATATTTCCGTCCAGTCTAAAAGTCCATTTTTACGAGCATCCGCTGCCGAAGCCACCTTTACCGTTCCGCCATTTACGACCATAATCTTATCGCAATAGCGTTCCGCGTATTCCACGGAATGCGTCGAAACAACAATGCCCATTTGGCGTTCCACGGCAATTTTTTTGAGCAAGCGGAATAGCGCATGGCTACGCGGGATATCCAAGAAAGCATTCGGTTCATCGAGCAACAAGATTTTCACCTGCTGCGCCACGGCCTCCGCCAAGAACACACGGCTGCGCTCGCCATCGCTCAATTCGGCAATCGGGCGATTTGCAAAATTTGCCACATCCAAAAGCGCCATCGAATTTTCGACAATACGATTATCTTCTTCTGTGCGGCTGTCAAAAATTCCAGAATACGGCGAGCGGCCCAAGCGCACAAATTCGCTCACGCTCATGCGAGGCGGCACTGCACTCGACATTCGAACAAGCGAGATTTCCTGAGCGCGTTCACGAGGCGCCCATTCCGTAAGAGATTTCCCTTCAAGCGAAACCTCGCCCGCCACCGGCGCAAGCAACCCAGCAAACGTTTTTAACAGCGAGCTTTTACCGCAACCATTCTCGCCCATCAAAGCTACAACATTTCCCGAAGCAAGCGAAAAATCAAACGGGAATTTCATAGACGGGAGCGCTTTACCATAGCCCACCAGCAAATTTTTGCACTCCAGCAACGCAGTCTGCAAATTTTCTTCACTCATATCCACCCCCTAAAAACGCGCACCGGAACCGCGCACAAGCACCCACATAATCACAGGAACGCCCACCAGCGAAAGCACAGCATTGAGCGGCACCGAAGCCGGGAAAAGACCTCCCAAAAGAGCAAGCACCACACCGCACAACGCCGCCCCGGGCAAAAGCACGCGATGGTTCGTCGTCTTGAAAAGCAGATAAGCTAAATGCGGCACAGCAATCCCGATGAACGCCACCGGCCCGCAAAACGCCGTCGTCGCTCCCGCCAAAAGGCTCGCCCCGAGCAACACGCAAATCTTGGAACGCTTCACGTTGAGCCCAAGCCCGTGTGCAAAATCATCACCCAAAAGCGCCGCATTCAAGTACCGCAGCGAAACGCCAATCATCACCAAACCCACAAGTACAGCGGCCACAAAAATCCAGACATCACCGAGCGTCACGCGCCCAAAGCTACCCATGCCCCACGCCACATAAACGCGCAACGATTCCGAAGAGTTCCCTGCAATCAAGACGCTCACAATCGAATCGATAAAGTAGCCCGTCAAAAGTCCAACAATCAAAAGCACGCCCGTCTGCGCAAAACGCGTCGCAGCAAACATCACGACAAGCGTCACAAGCAAAGCCCCAAGCGCCGCCGAGCCCAGCACGCCCACACTTCCAAAGCCAATCCCCGCCAAAAGCGCAAGCGCCACACCAAGACTCGCGCCACTGCTAATGCCAAGCACAAACGGTCCCGCAAGCGGATTCCGAAACACAGTCTGCAGCGACAAGCCCGACACCGCAAGCGATGCCCCCGCCAAAATCGCCGCAATCATTCGCGGGATTCTCAAGTTCCACAAGATGTTCGACGAAACATCCGCACCCGGGCTAAACAGCGCCTGCACCACATCCGCAAACGGAATATTCACCGCGCCAAAGCAAAGTGTGGCGACGCATAACAACGCAATCAAAATCACCAACGCTATAAAACCAATCAACAACCGCCGCAAAACAAGCCTCCAATTATTCAAACACAACCTTAGAAAATTTCAACAAATTTATAAAAAGCTCCGATTCAATACATCTGAATAATACAAAAAAGCATTTGAGCGACAAGACAATAATTTCTATCTTTCTTGCCATGCTCGACTATTCACAAGTTCCAAGTCCTTGTTTCGTACTTGACGAAACTCGTCTCCGCCGTAATATGGAAATCCTCGACGATATCCAGAAAAAGACCGGCGTCAAAATCATCTGCGCACTCAAGGG includes:
- the panC gene encoding pantoate--beta-alanine ligase, whose translation is MQIIKSIDSLRQTLAPLAKEGKRIGLVPTMGALHEGHGALIKASVSECDVTVVSVFLNPIQFGKNEDLDKYPKRLEADAKLAESIGADYVFAPSVAEMYPDGDPMTLVRDEALEGMYCGAYRPGHFRGVLTVVSKLFLISGANDAYFGEKDYQQVFLIERMVKDLNFNIKIHRVKIVREESGLARSSRNEYLTQEEREQALGIYSGLKAAKAAYEAGERSVSKIRDIVVKSIVAARGVVQYVEVANQKNLQKCNGALAAEDKAVILAAAFFGKTRLIDNMELN
- a CDS encoding deoxynucleoside kinase is translated as MLLDKNIHFMAIEGVIGVGKTSLARAICERWNAMFIEENFAENPFLPKFYENRSAYAFQTQLFFLLDRFKQLQNSALQSDLFHDLLVSDYTFDKDRIFASQNLTENEMTMYDQVSNALNHDIRKPDYVVYLQASVSTLLKRIRGRGRAMEKTIDGNYLSDLQDRYDHHFWHYTDAPVLIINTDNIDFVHNESHLQIVLNAIASCPSQTTYFVPEGN
- the folK gene encoding 2-amino-4-hydroxy-6-hydroxymethyldihydropteridine diphosphokinase, yielding MDSLNRVYIALGSNLPDRSAHLKAGRDMLRRISAGGWVESPIYETPPVGPAGQGPYFNQIVSFWYDGDPVKLLYYLKGSELILGRKDRGHWNSREVDLDLLFFGREVCEGRPTIPHPQIYNRQFVLVPLSDIAPDWVDPKTNKTVKDLLVELLEKEEKIPFRVIEGEEP
- the rho gene encoding transcription termination factor Rho — its product is MPRTPKNQNSEQNTQAPSLTDLVYPESTGIPVPEYLGTPDKLPDNAEDAPQPKRRGRKPNPKTKARKEPEFEQNVQADAEPEFQEKRQPVDGIAAAEKRLAEQYGVANIDAIAEPIYTGEQNYKPAESTEESAFTGESNGEIVIPQNTDAAQAPSENQGEVSADPNADPNAQQQGEAQAQNGEGQDDRRFNNQNGKFNKFNKNNKFNKNNRNNRNFQQEEFVDDSATLPAPGSEAILKAKENWLKFRKLSMSELQELAVQKEVDFRRMRKQSLNYILQSLENEGNIIYTEGVLEVTPQGHGFLRMPDQNYQTSADDVYVSQNLIRKFNLKIGDTIEGLVRTPREQDKYFSMRRIDRVNFEEPDKMRRRVAFEYLTPIHPEEKIHLEWNETEYSTRIMDLFSPIGKGQRSIILAPPRTGKTVLLQNVTRAIAKNHPEIILITLLIDERPEEVTEMRDIITDIKEKAAEKGIDIKAEVVASTFDEPPEHHTRVANMVLEKAKRLVESQKDVVILLDSITRFARANNVVIPHSGKILSGGVDANAMQFPKKFFGAARKIQDKIRTVKNEDGTISEEVQKNGSLTIIGTALIETGSRMDEVIFEEFKGTGNMELVLDRRIAEKRIWPAIDVFKSGTRKEERLLTLLEQNAAWNFRRGSQNETETGIMENLLKLMSKLKTNAELLAVLSKPKV
- the proC gene encoding pyrroline-5-carboxylate reductase, whose translation is MNTTIFFAGTGNMGGAILRGLLNAGTDAKNIFFFDPSDKAAEAVSALGCVRVKSFAEGIEKANVTFLCVKPQIFKLVAAEWKAAASALKSEKTFISIMAGVARKSLIEVLGEKNQVLRVMPNLPLTVGKGSVGLATDGVSDETLKLAEEIFGNIGVTCRVAESLIDAVTGLSGSAPAYVFEFIEGLTRGGVKAGLTRDVALKLALGTIEGSVELVKQSGKSPSDLCAMVCSPAGTTIAGIDALEEGAFRSTLIKAVVAGTNRSKELGK
- a CDS encoding sigma-54-dependent Fis family transcriptional regulator, which translates into the protein MRPSIDFFTKETSTSSFILDVLSSVDNTVDVHTPISDEAPEIAEALRTPLAAIVIWDLDSFTAKNAELLASLRDFSPDSMILAYAESPESYTEVSSKLYDTILSVEALRLHLMSKIARLKEIYNAKRIFRERMSHLVGKSDAMQRLRKNVERAILHTGPVLIQGESGVGKDLVARAIACVYDKFVTVNCSAIPESLFESELFGHTRGAFTGAQNERIGLFEDANGGAIFLDEIGDMPLHAQVKLLRVIQNHEIRPIGANKTRHIDVRIIAATNRDLREEIREKRFREDLYYRLNVIPMQLSPLRDRKEDIEDLANYFIRQYSPAGEPYTLSPEALQKLQDHNWPGNIRELENVIQRALCFTDPGILRAEDLQIDESSDNDSASLTSVDRAAIKAFTASNYEEFRDLQLDEEREFLKSTIRNCDGSVSLAAERLRMNRTALYNRLTRLGLSVKNVQS
- a CDS encoding TraB/GumN family protein, giving the protein MSDENSSVWVLGSIHLADSTLYPLAPVIDTAFARSDELAVELNMNDEEVVKEIGKESVSQGMLEDRLLRDILPPEMWKSLDSLCAAWDIPMVVFEKMRPWLVATTLSAYAFEQAGLNPEYGIDYVLLDRAASDGKAIVGLETAEEQIGALADTTESDSAGVYYLKTTLREIAELETLVKNLIHAWKTGDEDLLRSLLDKDDEEDESEDSLSSDQKFKEGYEQRVYVNRNAKMAESIATFLREDRNVFVVVGVAHLALEKDNVIDALRKRGFKIERF
- a CDS encoding ABC transporter ATP-binding protein, whose amino-acid sequence is MSEENLQTALLECKNLLVGYGKALPSMKFPFDFSLASGNVVALMGENGCGKSSLLKTFAGLLAPVAGEVSLEGKSLTEWAPRERAQEISLVRMSSAVPPRMSVSEFVRLGRSPYSGIFDSRTEEDNRIVENSMALLDVANFANRPIAELSDGERSRVFLAEAVAQQVKILLLDEPNAFLDIPRSHALFRLLKKIAVERQMGIVVSTHSVEYAERYCDKIMVVNGGTVKVASAADARKNGLLDWTEICDAL
- a CDS encoding iron ABC transporter permease → MRRLLIGFIALVILIALLCVATLCFGAVNIPFADVVQALFSPGADVSSNILWNLRIPRMIAAILAGASLAVSGLSLQTVFRNPLAGPFVLGISSGASLGVALALLAGIGFGSVGVLGSAALGALLVTLVVMFAATRFAQTGVLLIVGLLTGYFIDSIVSVLIAGNSSESLRVYVAWGMGSFGRVTLGDVWIFVAAVLVGLVMIGVSLRYLNAALLGDDFAHGLGLNVKRSKICVLLGASLLAGATTAFCGPVAFIGIAVPHLAYLLFKTTNHRVLLPGAALCGVVLALLGGLFPASVPLNAVLSLVGVPVIMWVLVRGSGARF